From one Variovorax sp. PBL-H6 genomic stretch:
- the alkB gene encoding DNA oxidative demethylase AlkB: MTPDLFDDLDAPALPATQPLAPGAVLLRGFARPHEGQLLAGVEAVLARAPLRHLVTPGGFRMSVAMSNCGRLGWVSELGGYRYDANDPDSGRPWPVMPDAFLELAAAAARASGFEGFAPDACLINRYEPGTRLSLHQDRDEGNYDWPIVSVSLGLPAVFLFGGPKRSDKAQRVPLAHGDVVVWGGPSRLHYHGVLPVKEGTHSLTGACRINLTFRKAG; the protein is encoded by the coding sequence ATGACCCCCGATCTCTTCGACGATCTGGACGCGCCCGCACTGCCGGCGACGCAGCCCCTCGCGCCCGGCGCGGTGCTGCTGCGCGGCTTCGCGCGACCGCACGAAGGGCAGCTGTTGGCCGGGGTTGAAGCAGTGCTGGCGCGGGCACCGCTGCGTCACCTGGTGACGCCTGGCGGCTTTCGCATGTCGGTGGCGATGAGCAACTGCGGGCGGCTGGGCTGGGTTTCGGAGCTCGGCGGGTATCGCTACGACGCGAACGATCCCGACAGCGGGCGGCCCTGGCCCGTGATGCCGGATGCGTTCCTCGAACTGGCCGCGGCCGCCGCGCGCGCGAGCGGCTTCGAGGGCTTCGCACCGGACGCCTGCCTGATCAACCGCTACGAGCCCGGCACCCGGCTCTCGCTGCATCAGGATCGTGATGAAGGCAACTACGACTGGCCCATCGTCTCCGTCTCGCTGGGCCTGCCGGCCGTGTTCCTGTTCGGCGGCCCGAAACGCTCGGACAAGGCGCAGCGGGTGCCGCTTGCGCACGGCGACGTGGTGGTGTGGGGCGGGCCTTCGCGGCTGCACTACCACGGCGTGCTGCCGGTGAAGGAGGGCACGCATTCCCTGACGGGTGCCTGCCGCATCAACCTGACCTTTCGCAAGGCGGGCTGA
- a CDS encoding 4-hydroxylaminobenzoate lyase, translating into MTDQEQLIAASLPFLEQIKNMTAGSEVERWLNATHGPGSALYERLAALVKAGVRDGWAANVEIRGQRYRRSRISEATPQTLGFSITAVYMDSTGNDQGNIEDSFRGDYHAHPYGEFNMVVPLNDGAALAGPNGWCYGGWTAPAPGSHHYPEAKGGAVIALFYLPAGRISYDIQPPA; encoded by the coding sequence ATGACCGACCAGGAACAACTCATCGCCGCCAGCCTGCCCTTCCTCGAGCAGATCAAGAACATGACCGCGGGCTCCGAGGTCGAGCGATGGCTGAACGCAACCCACGGCCCCGGCAGCGCGCTCTACGAACGGCTCGCGGCGCTGGTGAAGGCCGGCGTGCGCGATGGCTGGGCCGCCAACGTCGAGATTCGCGGCCAACGCTACCGGCGCAGCCGCATCAGCGAGGCCACGCCGCAAACGCTCGGCTTCAGCATCACCGCCGTCTACATGGACAGCACAGGCAACGACCAGGGCAACATCGAGGACAGCTTTCGCGGCGACTACCACGCGCATCCGTATGGAGAGTTCAACATGGTCGTGCCACTGAACGATGGCGCGGCGCTCGCGGGCCCCAACGGCTGGTGCTACGGAGGGTGGACAGCGCCGGCGCCGGGGAGCCATCACTATCCCGAGGCCAAGGGAGGCGCCGTCATTGCACTGTTCTACTTGCCAGCCGGGCGGATTTCGTACGACATCCAGCCGCCGGCCTGA